In Mustela nigripes isolate SB6536 chromosome 2, MUSNIG.SB6536, whole genome shotgun sequence, a single window of DNA contains:
- the RNF123 gene encoding E3 ubiquitin-protein ligase RNF123 isoform X2: protein MASKGSSMSFSRKSYRLTSDAEKSRVTGIVHEKLLNDYLHRIFSSPEHAPAAAASRKPLNFQNLPEHLDQLLHVEDEDEESQGQVEGRLGPSTVVLDHTGGFEGLLLVDDDLLGVIGHSNFGTIRSTTCVYKGKWVYEVLISSQGLMQIGWCTINCRFNQEEGVGDTHNSYAYDGNRVRKWNVTTTNYGKAWAAGDIVSCLIDLDDGTLSFCLNGVSLGTAFENLSRGLGMAYFPAISLSFKESVAFNFGSRPLRYPVAGYRPLQDPPRADLVRAQKLLGCFRAVLSVELDPVEGRLVEKDSSEWQLQGQPTVLLTLAHIFHRFAPLLRKVYLVEAVLVSFLRGVVEAGSPAQAQAVVRQVLDLLWLFMEDYEVQDCLKQLMMSLLRLYRFSPIVPDLGLQIHYLRLTIAILRHEKSRKFLLSNVLFDVLRSVVFFYIKSPLRVEEAGLQELIPTTWWPHRSSREGKDSKDVKDETAEERVRRRAYERGCQRLKKRIEVVEELQVQILKLLLNNKDDNGGEASRYIFLTKFRKFLQENASGRGNMPVLCPPEYMVCFLHRLISALRYYWDEYKASNPRASFSEEAYIPPQVFYNGKVDYFDLQRLGGLLSHLRKTLKDDLASKANILIDPLELQAATMDDLDEDEEPAPPAAQRPTQALAMGGVLPLPRPSWLSSPTLGRANRFLSTAAVSLMTPRRPLSTSEKVKVRTLSAEQRTREDIEGSHWNEGLLLGRPPEEPEQPLTENSLLEVLDGAVMMYNLSVHQQLGKMVGVSDDVNEYAIALRDTEDKLRRCPKRRKDIIAELTKSQKVFSEKLDHLSRRLAWVHATVYSQEKMLDIYWLLRVCLRTIEHGDRTGSLFAFMPEFYLSVAINSYSALKNYFGPVHSMEELPGYEETLTRLAAILAKHFADTRIVGTDIRDSLMQALASYVCYPHSLRAVERIPEEQRVAMVRSLLAPYEQRPWAQTNWILVRLWRGCGFGYRYTRLPHLLKTKPEDANLPSLQKPCPSTLLQQHMAELLREGPDVAPSFLNSVLNQLNWAFSEFIGMIQEIQQAAERLERNFVDSRQLKVCATCFDLSVSLLRVLEMTITLVPEIFLDWARPTSEMLLRRLAQLLNQVLNRVTAERNLFDRVVTLRLPGLESVDHYPILVAVTGILVRLLVHGPASGTERATSVLLADPCFQLRSICYLLGQPEPPAPGTALPAPDRKRFSLQSYTDYISAEELAQVEQMLAHLTSASAQAAAASLVSGHHGTQVYALAYMLAQLCTLFRYSLLSACLGDHPQPTLYSAPCSPPARKTSAPSAMLTPSLLCSSPVAISPASKWVPWI, encoded by the exons ATGGCATCCAAGGGGTCCAGCATGTCTTTCTCCCGCAAGAGCTATAGGCTGACGTCAGACGCTGAGAAGTCCAGGGTCACAG GCATCGTGCACGAGAAGCTATTGAATGACTACCTGCACCGCATCTTTTCCTCTCCTGAGCATGCGCCCGCCGCGGCCGCCAGCAG GAAACCCCTGAACTTCCAGAACCTGCCAGAGCATCTGGACCAGCTGTTACATGtggaggatgaggatgaggagaGCCAGG GACAGGTTGAAGGGCGGCTTGGCCCATCCACTGTGGTCCTGGACCACACAGGTGGCTTCGAGGGGCTTCTTCTGGTGGATGATGACCTCTTAGGG GTGATCGGACACAGCAACTTCGGTACTATCCGCTCTACCACGTGCGTGTACAAAG GGAAATGGGTCTACGAGGTGCTCATCTCCTCCCAGGGGCTCATGCAGATTGGCTGGTGCACCATCAACTGCCGCTTCAATCAGGAG GAGGGGGTCGGAGATACGCACAACTCCTACGCCTATGATGGCAACCGGGTGCGCAAGTGGAACGTGACCACGACAAATTATGGCAAG GCGTGGGCAGCGGGGGACATCGTGAGCTGCCTCATCGACCTGGACGATGGCACCCTGTCCTTCTGCCT GAATGGCGTGTCACTGGGCACCGCTTTTGAGAACTTGTCCAGGGGCCTGGGCATGGCCTACTTCCCAGCCATCAGCCTCTCCTTCAAGGAGTCCGTGGCCTTCAACTTTGGCAGCCGTCCCTTGCG CTACCCAGTGGCAGGCTACCGGCCCCTGCAGGACCCGCCACGCGCTGACCTGGTGCGGGCTCAGAAGTTGCTGGGCTGCTTCCGGGCAGTGCTCAGCGTGGAGCTGGACCCTGTG GAAGGCCGGCTGGTGGAGAAGGACAGCTCTGAGTGGCAGTTGCAAGGCCAGCCCACCGTCCTCCTCACGCTGGCCCACATCTTCCACCGCTTCGCGCCGCTCCTG CGCAAGGTGTACTTGGTGGAGGCTGTGCTCGTGAGCTTCCTGCGCGGCGTTGTGGAGGCGGGCAGCCCTGCACAGGCTCAGGCCGTGGTGCGTCAGGTTCTCGACCTCCTGTGGCTCTTCATGGAG GACTACGAGGTGCAGGACTGCCTCAAGCAGCTGATGATGTCCCTGCTGCGGCTTTACCGCTTCTCACCCATCGTCCCGGACCTGGGCCTACAG ATCCACTACCTGCGGCTCACCATCGCCATCCTGAGGCATGAGAAGTCCCGCAAGTTTCTGCTCAGCAATGTCCT CTTCGACGTGCTCCGGTCTGTCGTCTTCTTTTACATCAAGAGCCCCTTGCGAGTGGAGGAGGCTGGCCTGCAGGAGCTCATTCCCACCACCTGGTGGCCCCACCGCTCCAGCAGGGAG ggcAAAGACAGTAAGGATGTGAAGGATGAGACTGCCGAGGAGCGCGTGCGGAGGCGTGCCTACGAACGGGGCTGCCAAAGGCTCAAGAAGCGCATTGAAG tggTAGAAGAACTACAGGTCCAGATCCTGAAGCTGCTGCTGAACAATAAAGATGATAACGGG GGTGAAGCTTCTAGGTACATCTTCCTGACCAAGTTCCGGAAGTTTCTACAGGAGAATGCCAGTGGCCGGGGG AACATGCCCGTGCTCTGCCCCCCCGAGTACATGGTCTGCTTCTTGCACCGGTTGATCTCTGCCCTGCGCTACTATTGGGATGAGTACAAGGCCTCGAACCCTCGTGCCTCCTTCAGTGAGG AGGCCTACATCCCGCCCCAGGTCTTCTATAATGGCAAGGTAGACTACTTCGACCTTCAGCGTCTAGGAGGCCTCCTCTCACACCTTCGGAAGACCCTCAAAG ATGACCTTGCCTCCAAGGCCAACATCCTGATTGACCCGCTGGAGCTCCAGGCGGCCACCATGGATGACCTGGACGAGGATGAGGAGCCGGCCCCGCCTGCGGCCCAG CGCCCCACGCAGGCTCTGGCCATGGGGGGCGTGCTGCCCCTGCCCcggcccagctggctcagttctcCAACCCTGGGCCGAGCTAACCGCTTCCTCAGCACAGCGGCTGTGAGCCTGATGACCCCCCGGCGGCCTCTGAGCACCTCGGAGAAAGTGAAGGTCCGCACTCTGAGCGCCGAACAGAGGACTCGTGAAGACA TTGAGGGCAGCCACTGGAACGAGGGCCTGCTGCTGGGGCGGCCTCCTGAGGAGCCAGAGCAACCCCTCACCGAGAACTCCCTGTTGGAAGTCCTGGATGGAGCCGTCATGATGTACAACCTCAGTGTTCACCAGCAGCTGGGCAAG ATGGTGGGGGTGTCTGACGACGTCAATGAGTATGCGATAGCTCTGAGGGACACAGAGGACAAGCTCCGCCGGTGCCCCAAGCGG AGGAAGGACATCATTGCTGAGTTGACCAAGAGTCAGAAGGTTTTCTCTGAAAAGCTGGACCACCTGAGTCGCCGTCTTGCCTGGGTCCATGCCACTGTCTACTCCCAG GAGAAGATGCTCGATATCTACTGGCTGTTGCGCGTCTGCCTGCGGACCATCGAGCACGGCGACCGCACGGGTTCTCTCTTCGCCTTCATGCCGGAGTTCTACTTGAGCGTGGCCATCAACAGCTATAGCGCCCTCAAGAATTACTTCGGCCCCGTGCACAGCATGGAGGAGCTCCCAG GCTATGAAGAGACCCTGACCCGCCTGGCCGCCATCCTCGCCAAACACTTTGCAGACACACGCATCGTGGGCACCG ACATCCGTGACTCGCTGATGCAGGCGCTCGCCAGCTACGTGTGCTACCCACACTCCCTGCGGGCTGTGGAGCGGATCCCTGAGGAGCA GCGTGTTGCCATGGTGAGGAGCCTCCTGGCTCCCTATGAGCAGCGGCCCTGGGCCCAGACCAACTGGATCCTGGTGCGGCTCTGGAGG GGCTGTGGGTTTGGGTACCGCTACACACGACTGCCGCACCTGCTAAAAACCAAACCTGAGGATGCCAACTTGCCCAGCCTCCAGA AGCCCTGCCCCTCTACCCTGCTTCAGCAGCACATGGCGGAGCTGCTGCGGGAGGGTCCCGATGTGGCACCCAGCTTCCTCAACAGCGTCCTCAACCAGCTCAACTGGGCCTTCTCGGAGTTCATCGGCATGATCCAGGAG ATCCAACAGGCCGCTGAGCGCCTAGAGCGGAACTTTGTGGACAGCCGGCAGCTCAAGGTGTGTGCCACCTGCTTTGACCTCTCAGTCAGCCTGCTGCGTGTCTTGGAGATGACCATCACGCTGGTGCCCGAGATATTCCTTGACTGGGCCCGGCCTACCTCCGAGATGCTGCTGCGGCGACTCGCACAG CTGCTAAACCAGGTGCTGAACCGGGTGACAGCGGAAAGGAACCTGTTTGACCGTGTGGTCACCCTGCGGCTGCCTG gCCTGGAGAGCGTGGACCATTACCCCATTCTGGTTGCTGTGACGGGCATCCTGGTGCGACTCCTGGTGCATGGCCCAGCCTCAGG GACAGAGAGAGCCACGTCAGTGCTCCTTGCTGATCCCTGCTTCCAGCTCCGCTCTATATGTTATCTCCTGGGGCAGCCAgagccccctgcccctggcacTGCCCTGCCTGCCCCTGACCGGAAGCGCTTCTCCCTGCAGAGCT ACACAGATTACATCAGTGCCGAGGAGCTGGCTCAGGTGGAACAGATGCTGGCACACCTGACCTCCGCGTCTGCCCAGGCAGCAGCTGCCTCCCTGGTGAGTGGGCACCATGGCACCCAGGTGTATGCCCTTGCATACATGCTGGCACAACTGTGCACGCTGTTTAGGTATAGTCTTTTGTCTGCTTGTCTGGGTGACCATCCCCAGCCCACCCTGTACTCTGCTCCCTGCAGCCCACCAGCGAGGAAGACCTCTGCCCCATCTGCTATGCTCACCCCATCTCTGCTGTGTTCCAGCCCTGTGGCCATAAGTCCTGCAAGTAAGTGGGTCCCATGGATATAG
- the RNF123 gene encoding E3 ubiquitin-protein ligase RNF123 isoform X3 — MASKGSSMSFSRKSYRLTSDAEKSRVTGIVHEKLLNDYLHRIFSSPEHAPAAAASRKPLNFQNLPEHLDQLLHVEDEDEESQGQVEGRLGPSTVVLDHTGGFEGLLLVDDDLLGVIGHSNFGTIRSTTCVYKGKWVYEVLISSQGLMQIGWCTINCRFNQEEGVGDTHNSYAYDGNRVRKWNVTTTNYGKAWAAGDIVSCLIDLDDGTLSFCLNGVSLGTAFENLSRGLGMAYFPAISLSFKESVAFNFGSRPLRYPVAGYRPLQDPPRADLVRAQKLLGCFRAVLSVELDPVEGRLVEKDSSEWQLQGQPTVLLTLAHIFHRFAPLLRKVYLVEAVLVSFLRGVVEAGSPAQAQAVVRQVLDLLWLFMEDYEVQDCLKQLMMSLLRLYRFSPIVPDLGLQIHYLRLTIAILRHEKSRKFLLSNVLFDVLRSVVFFYIKSPLRVEEAGLQELIPTTWWPHRSSREGKDSKDVKDETAEERVRRRAYERGCQRLKKRIEVVEELQVQILKLLLNNKDDNGGEASRYIFLTKFRKFLQENASGRGNMPVLCPPEYMVCFLHRLISALRYYWDEYKASNPRASFSEEAYIPPQVFYNGKVDYFDLQRLGGLLSHLRKTLKDDLASKANILIDPLELQAATMDDLDEDEEPAPPAAQRPTQALAMGGVLPLPRPSWLSSPTLGRANRFLSTAAVSLMTPRRPLSTSEKVKVRTLSAEQRTREDIEGSHWNEGLLLGRPPEEPEQPLTENSLLEVLDGAVMMYNLSVHQQLGKMVGVSDDVNEYAIALRDTEDKLRRCPKRRKDIIAELTKSQKVFSEKLDHLSRRLAWVHATVYSQEKMLDIYWLLRVCLRTIEHGDRTGSLFAFMPEFYLSVAINSYSALKNYFGPVHSMEELPGYEETLTRLAAILAKHFADTRIVGTDIRDSLMQALASYVCYPHSLRAVERIPEEQRVAMVRSLLAPYEQRPWAQTNWILVRLWRGCGFGYRYTRLPHLLKTKPEDANLPSLQKPCPSTLLQQHMAELLREGPDVAPSFLNSVLNQLNWAFSEFIGMIQEIQQAAERLERNFVDSRQLKVCATCFDLSVSLLRVLEMTITLVPEIFLDWARPTSEMLLRRLAQLLNQVLNRVTAERNLFDRVVTLRLPGLESVDHYPILVAVTGILVRLLVHGPASGTERATSVLLADPCFQLRSICYLLGQPEPPAPGTALPAPDRKRFSLQSYTDYISAEELAQVEQMLAHLTSASAQAAAASLPTSEEDLCPICYAHPISAVFQPCGHKSCKACINQHLMNNKDCFFCKATIVSVEDWEKTASTSTTTSSAA, encoded by the exons ATGGCATCCAAGGGGTCCAGCATGTCTTTCTCCCGCAAGAGCTATAGGCTGACGTCAGACGCTGAGAAGTCCAGGGTCACAG GCATCGTGCACGAGAAGCTATTGAATGACTACCTGCACCGCATCTTTTCCTCTCCTGAGCATGCGCCCGCCGCGGCCGCCAGCAG GAAACCCCTGAACTTCCAGAACCTGCCAGAGCATCTGGACCAGCTGTTACATGtggaggatgaggatgaggagaGCCAGG GACAGGTTGAAGGGCGGCTTGGCCCATCCACTGTGGTCCTGGACCACACAGGTGGCTTCGAGGGGCTTCTTCTGGTGGATGATGACCTCTTAGGG GTGATCGGACACAGCAACTTCGGTACTATCCGCTCTACCACGTGCGTGTACAAAG GGAAATGGGTCTACGAGGTGCTCATCTCCTCCCAGGGGCTCATGCAGATTGGCTGGTGCACCATCAACTGCCGCTTCAATCAGGAG GAGGGGGTCGGAGATACGCACAACTCCTACGCCTATGATGGCAACCGGGTGCGCAAGTGGAACGTGACCACGACAAATTATGGCAAG GCGTGGGCAGCGGGGGACATCGTGAGCTGCCTCATCGACCTGGACGATGGCACCCTGTCCTTCTGCCT GAATGGCGTGTCACTGGGCACCGCTTTTGAGAACTTGTCCAGGGGCCTGGGCATGGCCTACTTCCCAGCCATCAGCCTCTCCTTCAAGGAGTCCGTGGCCTTCAACTTTGGCAGCCGTCCCTTGCG CTACCCAGTGGCAGGCTACCGGCCCCTGCAGGACCCGCCACGCGCTGACCTGGTGCGGGCTCAGAAGTTGCTGGGCTGCTTCCGGGCAGTGCTCAGCGTGGAGCTGGACCCTGTG GAAGGCCGGCTGGTGGAGAAGGACAGCTCTGAGTGGCAGTTGCAAGGCCAGCCCACCGTCCTCCTCACGCTGGCCCACATCTTCCACCGCTTCGCGCCGCTCCTG CGCAAGGTGTACTTGGTGGAGGCTGTGCTCGTGAGCTTCCTGCGCGGCGTTGTGGAGGCGGGCAGCCCTGCACAGGCTCAGGCCGTGGTGCGTCAGGTTCTCGACCTCCTGTGGCTCTTCATGGAG GACTACGAGGTGCAGGACTGCCTCAAGCAGCTGATGATGTCCCTGCTGCGGCTTTACCGCTTCTCACCCATCGTCCCGGACCTGGGCCTACAG ATCCACTACCTGCGGCTCACCATCGCCATCCTGAGGCATGAGAAGTCCCGCAAGTTTCTGCTCAGCAATGTCCT CTTCGACGTGCTCCGGTCTGTCGTCTTCTTTTACATCAAGAGCCCCTTGCGAGTGGAGGAGGCTGGCCTGCAGGAGCTCATTCCCACCACCTGGTGGCCCCACCGCTCCAGCAGGGAG ggcAAAGACAGTAAGGATGTGAAGGATGAGACTGCCGAGGAGCGCGTGCGGAGGCGTGCCTACGAACGGGGCTGCCAAAGGCTCAAGAAGCGCATTGAAG tggTAGAAGAACTACAGGTCCAGATCCTGAAGCTGCTGCTGAACAATAAAGATGATAACGGG GGTGAAGCTTCTAGGTACATCTTCCTGACCAAGTTCCGGAAGTTTCTACAGGAGAATGCCAGTGGCCGGGGG AACATGCCCGTGCTCTGCCCCCCCGAGTACATGGTCTGCTTCTTGCACCGGTTGATCTCTGCCCTGCGCTACTATTGGGATGAGTACAAGGCCTCGAACCCTCGTGCCTCCTTCAGTGAGG AGGCCTACATCCCGCCCCAGGTCTTCTATAATGGCAAGGTAGACTACTTCGACCTTCAGCGTCTAGGAGGCCTCCTCTCACACCTTCGGAAGACCCTCAAAG ATGACCTTGCCTCCAAGGCCAACATCCTGATTGACCCGCTGGAGCTCCAGGCGGCCACCATGGATGACCTGGACGAGGATGAGGAGCCGGCCCCGCCTGCGGCCCAG CGCCCCACGCAGGCTCTGGCCATGGGGGGCGTGCTGCCCCTGCCCcggcccagctggctcagttctcCAACCCTGGGCCGAGCTAACCGCTTCCTCAGCACAGCGGCTGTGAGCCTGATGACCCCCCGGCGGCCTCTGAGCACCTCGGAGAAAGTGAAGGTCCGCACTCTGAGCGCCGAACAGAGGACTCGTGAAGACA TTGAGGGCAGCCACTGGAACGAGGGCCTGCTGCTGGGGCGGCCTCCTGAGGAGCCAGAGCAACCCCTCACCGAGAACTCCCTGTTGGAAGTCCTGGATGGAGCCGTCATGATGTACAACCTCAGTGTTCACCAGCAGCTGGGCAAG ATGGTGGGGGTGTCTGACGACGTCAATGAGTATGCGATAGCTCTGAGGGACACAGAGGACAAGCTCCGCCGGTGCCCCAAGCGG AGGAAGGACATCATTGCTGAGTTGACCAAGAGTCAGAAGGTTTTCTCTGAAAAGCTGGACCACCTGAGTCGCCGTCTTGCCTGGGTCCATGCCACTGTCTACTCCCAG GAGAAGATGCTCGATATCTACTGGCTGTTGCGCGTCTGCCTGCGGACCATCGAGCACGGCGACCGCACGGGTTCTCTCTTCGCCTTCATGCCGGAGTTCTACTTGAGCGTGGCCATCAACAGCTATAGCGCCCTCAAGAATTACTTCGGCCCCGTGCACAGCATGGAGGAGCTCCCAG GCTATGAAGAGACCCTGACCCGCCTGGCCGCCATCCTCGCCAAACACTTTGCAGACACACGCATCGTGGGCACCG ACATCCGTGACTCGCTGATGCAGGCGCTCGCCAGCTACGTGTGCTACCCACACTCCCTGCGGGCTGTGGAGCGGATCCCTGAGGAGCA GCGTGTTGCCATGGTGAGGAGCCTCCTGGCTCCCTATGAGCAGCGGCCCTGGGCCCAGACCAACTGGATCCTGGTGCGGCTCTGGAGG GGCTGTGGGTTTGGGTACCGCTACACACGACTGCCGCACCTGCTAAAAACCAAACCTGAGGATGCCAACTTGCCCAGCCTCCAGA AGCCCTGCCCCTCTACCCTGCTTCAGCAGCACATGGCGGAGCTGCTGCGGGAGGGTCCCGATGTGGCACCCAGCTTCCTCAACAGCGTCCTCAACCAGCTCAACTGGGCCTTCTCGGAGTTCATCGGCATGATCCAGGAG ATCCAACAGGCCGCTGAGCGCCTAGAGCGGAACTTTGTGGACAGCCGGCAGCTCAAGGTGTGTGCCACCTGCTTTGACCTCTCAGTCAGCCTGCTGCGTGTCTTGGAGATGACCATCACGCTGGTGCCCGAGATATTCCTTGACTGGGCCCGGCCTACCTCCGAGATGCTGCTGCGGCGACTCGCACAG CTGCTAAACCAGGTGCTGAACCGGGTGACAGCGGAAAGGAACCTGTTTGACCGTGTGGTCACCCTGCGGCTGCCTG gCCTGGAGAGCGTGGACCATTACCCCATTCTGGTTGCTGTGACGGGCATCCTGGTGCGACTCCTGGTGCATGGCCCAGCCTCAGG GACAGAGAGAGCCACGTCAGTGCTCCTTGCTGATCCCTGCTTCCAGCTCCGCTCTATATGTTATCTCCTGGGGCAGCCAgagccccctgcccctggcacTGCCCTGCCTGCCCCTGACCGGAAGCGCTTCTCCCTGCAGAGCT ACACAGATTACATCAGTGCCGAGGAGCTGGCTCAGGTGGAACAGATGCTGGCACACCTGACCTCCGCGTCTGCCCAGGCAGCAGCTGCCTCCCTG CCCACCAGCGAGGAAGACCTCTGCCCCATCTGCTATGCTCACCCCATCTCTGCTGTGTTCCAGCCCTGTGGCCATAAGTCCTGCAA AGCCTGCATCAACCAGCACCTGATGAACAACAAGGACTGCTTTTTCTGCAAAGCCACCATCGTGTCTGTAGAGGACTGGGAGAAGACGGCGAGCACCAGTACCACCACTTCCTCGGCCGCCTAG